A window of Cryptomeria japonica chromosome 3, Sugi_1.0, whole genome shotgun sequence contains these coding sequences:
- the LOC131874552 gene encoding uncharacterized protein LOC131874552, with protein MATTTSSTPQSSTPQRTFKTDPNSPLWKYVKIIDQVKGGGTFLWICNFCSTKKTSSYSRVKAHFCAIPQQGIKPCLGKNGNGMSPQEIAGYIREQEEADARVGRASNHPLLTRRGSKSKRPPTSPSYSDFPDIVVESHPFLDPISEEPVIVKRSKGPLERAFKNDAREIADQSVGRCLYANGLSFNVVRSPYWQDMLKKVNEAPQGYIGPGYEKVRSTLLAKEVKNIDNALAPIRNSWKQTGVSIISDGWKDTKNRPLINVIAVCPKGAMFLKAVDCEGQVKDAQFIANILIQCIQDVGPQNVVQVITDNAKNCRAAGMLIETRFEHIFWTPCAVHSLNLMLQKIGRKIDWIKQIYVEAEEIQMFITNHNMSQAIFRSFSQLELLKVAETRFASNTIVLRRLVKVRQPLASMVISQSWSLWRQSNTERAANVKRMILDDTWWDRVEYLLSFTEPIMSMIRYTDMDHPCLGEVYDGIDSMIEKMKAIINAKEQDPEETFFKEVQSICVERWDKMTPPLHLLAFALTPKFYSDEMLAKPSRVPPYRDSEVSEGCRTALTKLFPDSEMEDLMTSEFADFVASNGQSVSALRDKYKKDSHAWWYLNGHTSPNLQTLAIKVLSQVASSSSSERNWSTYSFIHSVKRNRLAASKAEELVYVHSNLRLLTHKQNEYKDGSTKFWDVDPERTDLDFSAATQSLLSGESDSQCAASASGSEAACGSSTLPTSSNVNDDVDLDLPSDPYDAIADY; from the exons atggcaacgactactagctctactcctcaaagctctactcctcaacggactttcaaaactgacccaaattcacctttatggaaatatgtcaaaataatagaccaagtaaaaggtggtggaacatttttatggatatgcaacttctgtagtacgaaaaaaactagctcctacagtcgtgtcaaagcccatttttgtgccattccccaacaaggaatcaaaccatgtctaggaaagaatggaaatgggatgtcacctcaagaaatagcaggatatattagagagcaagaggaagcagatgcaagagttggtcgtgcctcaaaccatcctttgttgaCAAGAAGAGGAAGTAAATCAAAGAGGCCCCCTACTTCTCCATCTTATAGCGATTTTCCTGATATCGTGGTAGAGAGCCACCCATTCTTGGACCCAATTAGTGAAGAACCTGTTATTGTGAAGAGAAGCAAgggaccattagagagagcatttaagaatgatgctagagagattgcagatcaatccgttggaagatgtctatatgcaaacggtttgtcatttaatgtggtacgatcaccatattggcaggatatgttgaaaaaggtaaatgaggctccacaagggtacatagggccaggttatgagaaggtgcgtagcaccttactagcaaaggaggtaaaaaacatagacaatgcattggctcccattagaaattcatggaaacaaacaggggtgtccatcatttcagatggatggaaggataccaaaaatcggccattaattaatgtaattgcagtgtgccctaaaggggcaatgtttctgaaagctgtggattgtgaaggacaggtgaaggatgcacaatttattgctaacatccttatacaatgcattcaagatgtgggacctcaaaatgttgtccaagtaataacggataatgcaaagaattgtagagctgcaggtatgttgattgagacacggtttgaacacatattttggacaccttgtgctgtccactctctcaacctcatgctacaaaagataggcaggaaaatagattggatcaaacaaatttatgttgaggctgaagagatccaaatgttcatcacaaaccataacatgtcacaggccattttcagatcattttcacagttggagttgctaaag gttgccgagacccgatttgcatccaacacaatcgtcttgaggcgacttgtgaaggtgcgacagccacttgctagcatggtaattagtcaaagttggtccctatggaggcaatccaatactgaaagggcagcaaatgtaaagcgcatgatcctagatgacacttggtgggatcgagtggaatatcttttgagtttcactgagcccatcatgagtatgatccgttatactgacatggatcacccatgtttgggagaggtatatgatggcattgactcgatgattgagaaaatgaaagccatcatcaatgcaaaagagcaagatcccgaagaaactttcttcaaagaggttcaaTCAATTTGTGTTGAGCGGTGGGACAAAATGACCCccccactacatcttcttgcatttgcattgactcccaaattttatagtgatgaaatgcttgctaagccatcaagggtaccaccatatagagattcagaagtcagtgaagggtgtaggacagcacttactaaactcttcccagattctgaaatggaggatttaatgacaagtgagtttgctgattttgtagcctccaatggtcaaagtgtttccgctctccgtgacaagtataaaaaggattctcatgcttggtggtacctcaatggccatacatcaccaaaccttcaaactcttgcaatcaaagttttatcgcaa gttgctagttcctcttcatctgagcgaaattggagcacatactcctttatccactcagtgaaacgcaaccgactggcagcaagtaaggcagaagagctcgtttatgtgcattcaaacttgcgccttcttactcataaacaaaatgagtataaggatgggagcacaaagttttgggatgtagatccagagcgaactgatttggatttttcagctgccacacaatctttactttctggggagtctgatagccaatgtgctgctagtgcaagtggcagtgaggctgcatgtggttccagtactctacctacatcatctaatgtcaatgatgatgttgatcttgatcttcctagtgacccatatgatgctattgctgattattag